A window of Pirellula sp. SH-Sr6A contains these coding sequences:
- a CDS encoding undecaprenyl-diphosphate phosphatase, which yields MNDYIAALLQGIVEGLTEFLPVSSTAHIILTQELLGIDRTLPFWKMFAVVIQLGAILSVIAFFRARLAAFLVSFRASLKSDWKASYRHPLALVLVSFVVTAIPCFLIDEIIGENLESLWVIAIALVIGGIAMVVIDRVYSDHAKTERLEEMSLRQAIAIGFFQILAAAFPGTSRSMATIAGGQIFGLSRSAALEFSFFLAIPVMFAASGFKLVKHLATEPMPSGGEWTSLAIGFVTSFVVAYGVIAWFIQWVRSRGFVPFAVYRVIAGTGLLLWLWLR from the coding sequence TTGAACGATTACATCGCTGCGTTACTCCAAGGCATCGTGGAGGGACTAACGGAATTTCTTCCGGTGAGCTCGACCGCGCATATCATCCTGACGCAGGAGCTGCTCGGAATCGATCGTACACTGCCGTTTTGGAAGATGTTTGCCGTAGTGATTCAACTGGGGGCGATCCTCTCCGTCATCGCCTTTTTTCGGGCTAGGTTAGCTGCATTTCTGGTTTCGTTCCGAGCTTCTCTGAAATCGGACTGGAAAGCATCGTACCGTCATCCATTGGCGCTTGTGCTGGTGAGCTTTGTCGTCACCGCCATCCCTTGCTTCTTGATCGATGAAATCATCGGTGAAAACCTGGAGAGCCTGTGGGTCATTGCCATTGCGCTGGTAATCGGAGGTATTGCCATGGTCGTTATCGATCGCGTCTATTCCGATCACGCCAAAACCGAGAGATTGGAAGAAATGAGTCTCCGGCAAGCGATTGCGATCGGCTTTTTTCAGATTCTGGCTGCCGCGTTTCCTGGAACGAGTCGCTCCATGGCGACGATTGCCGGGGGGCAAATCTTCGGGTTGAGTAGATCAGCGGCCCTGGAGTTCAGTTTCTTTCTTGCCATCCCTGTGATGTTCGCCGCTTCCGGGTTCAAGCTCGTGAAACATTTGGCAACCGAACCGATGCCTTCTGGAGGAGAGTGGACGAGCTTGGCGATTGGATTCGTTACCAGTTTTGTCGTCGCCTATGGCGTGATCGCATGGTTCATCCAATGGGTCCGCTCTCGCGGGTTCGTTCCGTTTGCCGTGTATCGGGTGATCGCCGGGACAGGGCTTTTGCTCTGGCTTTGGTTGCGATAG